The following are encoded together in the Lathyrus oleraceus cultivar Zhongwan6 chromosome 3, CAAS_Psat_ZW6_1.0, whole genome shotgun sequence genome:
- the LOC127132156 gene encoding BTB/POZ domain-containing protein POB1: protein MNSINNNTNFVESSIMNGGSEDVDFCFAFDSFSDKIIQLEIMRDLIELFPNNAEGCSTSADQNNCNKKRRGDMQKDNGDKAANPTDVADSHMVCFTVIKVRTLHVSSAILAGKSNFFYKLFFNGMRESQQTHITLRIEAYEEASFMELLKFMYSGFLNAASPPRLLDVLMAADKFEVASCMRYCSRVLLNIPMTVESALLYLELPINVRKANVVRPLIIAAKQYLAARYKDITEHQEELMGLPLAGMVALLSSDELQVASEDAVYDFVLMWARNQYPILEERREIFRAKLIHFIRFPYMTCRKLKTVLTCNEFDNEVTFKLVSDALYFKAEVPHVQRILAAKSASTSRCFIERSYKYRPVKVLEFELPHQHCVVYLDLKREECANLFPSGRICSQDFHLGGQGFFLSAHCNMDQQSSYHCFDLFLCMHEKDSASITVDYEFEVRSRPTLEYLHKYKGDFTFTGGSAVGYRNFFATPWTSFMAEDSPFFINGVLHLRVELSLLEQS, encoded by the exons ATgaacagtatcaacaacaacaccaattttGTTGAATCTTCAATCATGAATGGAGGTTCTGAGGACGTTGATTTTTGCTTTGCCTTCGACAGTTTCTCGGATAAAATCATTCAACTGGAAATCATGAGAGATCTTATTGAACTTTTTCCCAATAATGCTGAGGGTTGTTCCACAAGTGCCGATCAGAATAACTGCAACAAAAAGAGAAGGGGAGACATGCAGAAAGACAATG GTGATAAGGCTGCCAATCCCACAGATGTTGCAGATTCTCACATGGTCTGTTTTACGGTAATTAAAGTGAGAACACTGCATGTTAGCTCTGCCATCCTGGCTGGGAAGAGTAATTTCTTCTACAAG CTCTTCTTTAACGGGATGAGGGAATCGCAGCAGACGCACATCACCCTGAGAATCGAAGCATATG AGGAAGCTTCATTCATGGAGCTTTTGAAGTTTATGTACAGTGGTTTTCTGAATGCAGCCTCACCGCCTAGATTGTTGGACGTCCTGATGGCAGCGGACAAGTTTGAGGTGGCGTCCTGCATGAGATACTGCAGTCGGGTATTGCTGAACATACCCATGACAGTGGAGTCTGCATTGCTCTATCTAGAGCTTCCTATCAATGTGCGAAAGGCTAATGTTGTTCGACCATTGATTATAGCAGCAAAACAGTATCTCGCTGCTCGTTACAAGGACATCACTGA GCATCAGGAGGAGTTGATGGGACTGCCACTTGCTGGGATGGTGGCACTATTATCCAGTGATGAGCTGCAGGTCGCATCTGAGGATGCAGTGTACGACTTTGTGCTGATGTGGGCTCGAAACCAGTACCCTATTCTTGAAGAAAGGAGAGAAATTTTCAGAGCAAAACTTATCCACTTCATCCGGTTCCCGTACATGACCTGCCGTAAGCTGAAGACGGTCCTAACTTGCAATGAGTTCGACAATGAAGTCACTTTTAAACTAGTATCTGATGCCTTGTACTTCAAGGCCGAGGTACCACACGTGCAAAGGATACTAGCTGCGAAATCAGCTTCCACTAGTCGCTGCTTCATTGAGCGGTCATACAAATACCGCCCTGTTAAAGTTTTGGAATTTGAACTTCCACATCAACATTGTGTGGTCTACTTAGACCTGAAACGGGAGGAGTGTGCCAACTTGTTCCCCTCTGGCCGCATCTGTTCACAGGACTTCCATTTAGGTGGTCAAGGGTTTTTCTTGTCGGCGCACTGCAATATGGACCAGCAGAGCTCCTACCATTGCTTCGACTTGTTCTTGTGCATGCATGAGAAAGACTCTGCCAGCATCACTGTCGACTATGAATTTGAGGTTCGGTCAAGGCCAACCTTAGAATACCTTCACAAGTATAAAGGCGACTTTACATTTACCGGGGGAAGTGCAGTCGGTTACAGGAACTTTTTTGCTACACCATGGACATCGTTCATGGCGGAAGACAGCCCCTTCTTTATTAACGGTGTTCTCCATCTTAGAGTAGAGCTCTCCCTCTTAGAGCAGAGCTAA